In Streptobacillus ratti, one genomic interval encodes:
- a CDS encoding transposase, translated as MVQLAVNSNYIIDFNIFQNPTDFKTLPFFIKRLEDNGYRFRNVVADAGYESYANLKYLNDNCYVSYIKPQRYEIDKKRKNKNNIRNIINLTYIEER; from the coding sequence ATTGTACAATTAGCAGTTAATAGTAATTACATAATAGATTTTAATATATTTCAAAATCCTACAGATTTTAAGACATTACCTTTCTTTATTAAAAGACTTGAAGATAATGGATATAGATTTAGGAATGTAGTAGCAGATGCAGGATATGAGAGTTATGCTAATTTAAAGTATTTAAATGATAATTGCTATGTATCATATATAAAGCCACAAAGATATGAGATAGATAAGAAGAGGAAGAATAAGAATAATATAAGGAATATTATTAATTTAACATATATAGAAGAAAGAA